Proteins encoded by one window of Enterococcus faecalis:
- the rimM gene encoding ribosome maturation factor RimM (Essential for efficient processing of 16S rRNA), with amino-acid sequence MTDYLNVGKIVNTQGIKGEVRVISKTDFPEERYQKGATLLLFQEKKAPIELVVKSHRKHKNFDILSFEGHPNINDVEKYRDGILKVAKDNLAELAEDEFYYHQIIGATVYDETGSELGKIKEILSPGANDVWVVQRPKKKDLLLPYIEGVVTKVDVENQRIDVDIPEGLIDDEN; translated from the coding sequence GTGACAGATTATTTAAATGTAGGAAAAATTGTGAACACACAAGGAATCAAAGGAGAAGTTCGGGTCATTTCGAAAACGGATTTTCCAGAAGAACGTTATCAAAAAGGAGCAACCTTACTGCTATTTCAAGAGAAAAAAGCACCAATTGAATTGGTCGTGAAGTCCCACCGCAAGCATAAGAATTTTGACATTTTAAGCTTTGAAGGACATCCAAATATTAACGATGTTGAAAAATATCGTGACGGTATTTTAAAAGTTGCAAAAGACAATCTCGCTGAGTTGGCAGAGGACGAATTTTATTATCACCAAATCATTGGTGCCACTGTTTATGATGAAACTGGTAGTGAACTGGGAAAAATTAAAGAAATTTTATCTCCTGGTGCGAATGATGTGTGGGTCGTCCAACGACCAAAGAAAAAAGATTTGCTTTTACCGTATATTGAAGGCGTTGTTACAAAAGTCGATGTCGAAAATCAACGGATTGATGTGGACATTCCAGAAGGATTGATTGACGATGAGAATTGA
- a CDS encoding Nramp family divalent metal transporter encodes MKEKKTEKMLNYANGPSLEEINNTVEVPKNASFWRTLLAYSGPGALVAVGYMDPGNWITSIAGGAEYKYTLLSVILLSSLVAMLLQSMAARLGIVTGMDLAQATREHTSKRTGVALWVVTELAIMATDIAEVIGGAVALQLLFGFPLLIGVLITTFDVLLLLLLTKLGFRKIEAIVSCLIAVIFFVFAYEVALADPNVGEVLRGFIPDTKIATDKSMLFLALGIVGATVMPHNLYLHSSIAQARKFDRNDDAEKAKAIRFTTWDSNIQLTVAFVVNCLLLILGGALFYGTNSELGKFVDLFDALKNPDIVGNIASPVLSILFAIALLASGQNSTITGTLSGQIVMEGFIHLKMPLWARRVLTRLLAIVPVIICVIIYGGSETAVEDLLLYTQVFLSIALPVSIIPLTMYTSDKKLMGQFANPAWVKFLAWIIAIALTLLNLFLIYGTLTGLTN; translated from the coding sequence ATGAAAGAAAAGAAAACGGAAAAAATGCTTAATTATGCAAATGGACCTAGTTTAGAAGAGATAAATAATACCGTCGAGGTACCTAAAAACGCAAGCTTTTGGCGAACTTTGTTAGCCTATAGCGGACCTGGCGCTTTAGTGGCTGTTGGTTATATGGATCCAGGAAATTGGATTACGTCAATTGCTGGCGGAGCGGAATATAAGTACACGTTACTTAGTGTGATTTTACTTTCTAGTTTAGTTGCCATGTTACTACAAAGTATGGCTGCACGCTTAGGAATCGTGACAGGAATGGATTTAGCTCAAGCGACTAGAGAGCATACAAGTAAACGAACGGGCGTTGCCTTGTGGGTGGTGACGGAGTTAGCCATAATGGCAACAGATATCGCTGAGGTAATTGGTGGTGCCGTTGCTTTGCAATTATTATTTGGTTTTCCATTATTAATTGGTGTGTTGATAACAACGTTTGATGTTTTATTACTTTTGCTACTGACAAAGTTAGGCTTTCGCAAAATCGAAGCAATTGTTTCTTGTTTAATTGCAGTTATCTTTTTTGTTTTTGCTTATGAAGTGGCATTAGCAGATCCAAATGTTGGTGAAGTATTACGAGGTTTTATTCCAGACACAAAAATAGCGACAGATAAATCCATGTTATTTTTAGCCTTGGGAATCGTTGGAGCGACAGTCATGCCTCATAACTTATATTTGCATTCTTCCATTGCGCAAGCTCGGAAATTTGATCGTAACGATGATGCTGAGAAAGCCAAAGCAATTCGTTTCACTACTTGGGATTCAAATATTCAATTAACTGTCGCTTTTGTCGTAAATTGTTTGTTGTTAATTTTAGGAGGAGCATTATTTTATGGAACCAACAGTGAATTAGGTAAATTCGTTGATTTATTTGATGCTCTGAAAAATCCAGATATTGTTGGTAATATTGCTAGCCCAGTGTTAAGTATTCTTTTTGCAATTGCTTTACTGGCTTCGGGTCAAAATTCAACGATTACAGGTACGCTGTCAGGACAAATTGTAATGGAAGGCTTTATCCATTTAAAAATGCCGTTGTGGGCACGACGAGTGTTAACTCGTTTGTTAGCAATTGTGCCAGTCATTATCTGTGTCATTATTTATGGCGGTAGCGAAACGGCTGTTGAAGACTTGTTACTTTATACTCAAGTTTTCCTAAGTATTGCTTTGCCAGTGTCGATTATTCCTTTAACGATGTATACAAGTGATAAAAAATTAATGGGCCAATTTGCGAATCCAGCGTGGGTGAAATTTTTAGCTTGGATTATTGCAATTGCCTTGACGTTATTGAATTTATTTTTAATTTATGGCACATTAACTGGTTTAACGAATTAA
- a CDS encoding VOC family protein codes for MKLDMVGIIVNDMTQALSFYQTLGFNVLGEASPDYTELQNNGVRISLNSLQMITGVYGFAPSQQGDKIELAFLCETAAEVDNTVKKMSQAGYIVFKEPWNAPWGQRYAIIKDVDANLISLFAPL; via the coding sequence ATGAAGTTAGATATGGTCGGTATTATCGTCAACGATATGACACAAGCACTCTCTTTTTACCAAACGCTAGGTTTTAACGTGCTGGGAGAAGCTTCGCCCGATTACACAGAATTACAAAACAATGGCGTCAGAATTTCTTTAAATTCACTACAAATGATTACTGGTGTCTATGGGTTTGCGCCTAGCCAACAAGGCGATAAAATTGAACTTGCTTTTCTTTGTGAAACGGCCGCAGAAGTTGATAACACCGTAAAAAAAATGAGCCAAGCTGGTTACATTGTTTTTAAAGAACCTTGGAATGCACCTTGGGGCCAACGATACGCAATTATTAAAGACGTGGATGCAAATTTAATTTCACTCTTTGCCCCTCTATAA
- a CDS encoding TVP38/TMEM64 family protein: MRNVSVTLSRKIVNIISILGIVATIIATIYFIRLGVFKDINALRGLVGQSVILGPIIFMLIQIIQVVIPIIPGGVSCAAGVLIFGPTMGFVYNYVGIALGSIIIFLLGRNYGKPFIMSLVSDKTYNKYIGWLDNEKRFERLFALAIFFPIAPDDALCLMAGLTKMSVKKFTLIILLAKPASIYLYSLALIYGGTFLTSLLGM, translated from the coding sequence ATGAGAAATGTGAGTGTTACCCTATCTAGAAAAATTGTTAATATTATTTCCATTTTGGGCATTGTTGCAACCATAATTGCAACCATCTATTTTATCCGATTAGGTGTCTTCAAGGACATCAATGCACTAAGAGGACTAGTAGGGCAATCTGTCATTCTCGGTCCGATTATTTTCATGTTAATTCAGATTATTCAAGTGGTTATTCCGATTATTCCTGGTGGTGTTAGCTGTGCTGCAGGGGTCTTGATTTTCGGGCCAACAATGGGCTTCGTCTATAATTACGTTGGTATTGCACTTGGCTCTATTATCATTTTCTTATTAGGTCGTAATTATGGGAAACCATTCATTATGAGCCTTGTCAGTGATAAAACATATAACAAGTATATCGGTTGGTTAGACAATGAAAAACGTTTTGAACGATTGTTTGCTTTAGCAATTTTCTTCCCGATTGCACCGGATGATGCGCTTTGTTTAATGGCCGGTTTAACAAAAATGTCTGTGAAAAAATTTACTCTGATTATTTTATTAGCAAAACCTGCTTCTATCTATTTATATAGTCTTGCGTTAATTTATGGCGGTACATTTTTAACTAGCTTACTGGGAATGTAA
- a CDS encoding glycerophosphoryl diester phosphodiesterase membrane domain-containing protein, whose amino-acid sequence MFSYFKNSIVNTLDFLKGTTAYFRDVLLMHGFMLFVLLPLLTSLSKLVLKEGGIDYISYDNLGAIATQHPYVLLTFLLIGLLILLALFFEFTFLLLSVYFIKKKQPITLTQLLHGTLLQIKKVRGITFLFFLAYFFLILPLSGLTFRSYLLTRVKIPAFILDFIFANRVIIIIGFVLLELIILYLAIRLAFALPELILRDVGFRESLKRSWQITKRRFFQILGQFIIIGGTVLGIFTAGYFLIFLGQTAVETFKPEWSLPSAVIAMTLLQVMMLLNLVLSSVAIFYIIVDDMEDEGILPDTPEWFTPKSEVRVEWTTFRVVLFCLIAIIFGIGVGTYNTNYLSHTPDRKPVTISHRGVNGNNGVQNTLDSLIETNKAKPDYVEMDIQETKDHQFIVMHDFNLRALTGVNKRPNQLTLKELTNMNVTENGQTAKMVSFDDYLAKANQLKQRLLIEIKTTPQDSPDLVQRFVKQYRENILENGHILHTLTYDTAMALKKEEPRFYVGYVIPFNIVGPPKMPVDFFTMEYSTMNRNFVNAAHHDGKKVYAWTANDEDVMTRMIFYGVDGIITDQLSLLNETMKTDLENPTYSDKLLNFAIGMG is encoded by the coding sequence ATGTTTAGTTATTTTAAAAATAGTATTGTGAATACGCTAGATTTTCTTAAAGGAACAACGGCGTATTTTCGCGACGTGCTCTTGATGCACGGATTTATGTTATTCGTTCTATTGCCTTTATTGACAAGTTTGTCCAAATTGGTACTCAAAGAAGGTGGGATTGATTATATTTCCTACGATAACTTAGGGGCAATTGCTACGCAACATCCCTATGTCCTTTTGACTTTTCTACTAATTGGGCTGTTAATTTTACTGGCGCTCTTTTTTGAATTTACCTTTTTATTGCTTAGTGTTTATTTTATTAAGAAAAAGCAACCAATTACTCTAACGCAATTATTGCACGGCACCTTGCTTCAGATCAAAAAAGTTCGAGGAATTACCTTTCTGTTTTTCCTGGCATATTTCTTTTTGATTTTACCATTAAGTGGGTTAACCTTCCGCTCTTATTTATTAACAAGAGTTAAGATTCCAGCCTTTATCTTAGATTTTATTTTTGCAAATCGCGTCATTATTATTATTGGTTTCGTATTGTTAGAACTGATTATCTTATATTTAGCGATTCGACTTGCTTTTGCCCTTCCAGAGTTGATTTTACGTGATGTTGGTTTTCGTGAGTCTTTAAAACGTAGTTGGCAAATTACAAAGCGACGCTTTTTCCAGATTTTAGGGCAATTTATTATCATTGGAGGAACTGTTTTAGGGATTTTTACGGCTGGCTATTTCTTGATATTTTTAGGTCAAACCGCAGTCGAAACGTTTAAACCTGAGTGGTCTTTACCTAGCGCTGTCATCGCTATGACACTCCTTCAGGTTATGATGCTCTTAAACTTGGTGTTGTCTAGTGTTGCTATTTTTTACATTATTGTTGATGATATGGAGGATGAAGGGATTTTGCCTGACACGCCAGAATGGTTCACCCCGAAATCAGAGGTTCGGGTAGAATGGACCACCTTCAGAGTCGTTCTTTTTTGTTTGATTGCAATCATCTTCGGAATTGGTGTAGGCACCTATAATACGAATTACCTAAGTCATACACCTGACCGAAAACCGGTTACCATCTCCCATCGTGGTGTCAATGGTAACAATGGCGTTCAAAACACCTTGGACTCTTTAATCGAGACCAATAAGGCAAAACCTGATTATGTTGAAATGGATATTCAAGAAACCAAAGACCATCAATTTATTGTCATGCACGATTTTAATTTACGGGCGTTAACGGGTGTTAATAAACGACCAAATCAATTAACACTTAAAGAATTAACGAACATGAATGTCACAGAAAATGGTCAAACTGCTAAAATGGTTTCTTTTGATGATTATTTAGCCAAAGCCAATCAATTAAAACAACGTTTATTAATTGAAATCAAAACCACGCCTCAGGATAGCCCTGATTTAGTACAGCGCTTTGTCAAACAATACCGTGAAAATATTTTAGAAAACGGCCATATCCTTCATACCTTAACCTATGATACGGCGATGGCCTTAAAGAAAGAAGAACCACGCTTTTATGTAGGCTACGTTATTCCTTTCAACATTGTGGGACCGCCTAAAATGCCAGTTGACTTTTTTACTATGGAATACAGTACAATGAATCGTAACTTTGTAAATGCCGCTCATCATGATGGGAAAAAGGTTTATGCTTGGACAGCAAATGATGAAGATGTTATGACGCGAATGATTTTTTATGGCGTCGATGGTATCATTACCGATCAGCTCAGTCTACTGAATGAAACAATGAAAACCGATTTAGAAAACCCAACATACTCCGATAAACTGTTGAATTTCGCTATTGGAATGGGTTAA
- a CDS encoding Bax inhibitor-1/YccA family protein: protein MNNQEYIQTGTGLNKFYAKIYGFLALGIGISAIMAYAMTTVFLPVLATLFQSSLAFWMIWLVEIGLVLYLGAKAQKNPTIAIAGFVAYALLNGVTLSVTLLMYTGGTVAGAFLSAAATFGAMSLVGVFTKKDLSAVGHAAYSALIGIIIAMLLNMFLLHSSAVEFFISILMVLIFSGITAYDNQRIRQVYAQTGDQAGTGMAVFFALQLYLDFINLFLAFLRIFGKNN, encoded by the coding sequence ATGAATAATCAAGAGTATATCCAAACTGGCACAGGTTTGAATAAATTTTATGCCAAAATTTACGGATTTTTAGCGTTAGGAATTGGTATTAGCGCAATCATGGCTTATGCAATGACAACTGTCTTTTTACCTGTTCTAGCTACTTTATTCCAATCAAGCTTAGCTTTTTGGATGATTTGGCTTGTTGAAATTGGCTTAGTTTTATATCTAGGCGCAAAAGCACAGAAGAATCCAACCATTGCGATTGCAGGATTTGTTGCGTATGCATTATTAAATGGTGTCACTTTATCCGTGACGTTATTAATGTATACTGGTGGAACAGTGGCCGGCGCATTTTTAAGTGCAGCAGCTACCTTTGGCGCGATGTCATTAGTAGGTGTCTTTACGAAGAAAGACCTATCAGCAGTTGGTCATGCCGCTTATAGTGCCTTAATCGGAATTATCATTGCGATGTTGCTAAATATGTTCCTTTTACACAGTAGTGCTGTAGAATTCTTTATTTCCATTTTAATGGTCCTAATTTTCTCAGGGATTACTGCTTATGATAACCAACGTATACGCCAAGTCTATGCGCAAACAGGTGATCAAGCAGGTACTGGGATGGCCGTTTTCTTCGCATTACAATTATACCTTGACTTCATCAACTTATTCTTAGCTTTCTTAAGAATTTTTGGTAAAAACAACTAA
- a CDS encoding MaoC/PaaZ C-terminal domain-containing protein, whose product MNIGKPRKLGKTIEDIEEGDSLSLTESIEDKDLLLYLGLTNDANPLYIQHDYAQKTEYEKPIVPSIMLMGIITSAISKHLPGPGSHVVNFSVNFVEPVFHYETLTFQLEVIKVDKMKDVITISVEAVNEQENRVLDAVVMVQPPQVTIDELTEKEGTLTYE is encoded by the coding sequence TTGAATATCGGAAAACCGAGAAAATTAGGCAAAACCATCGAAGATATCGAAGAGGGAGATTCGTTGTCCTTGACAGAGTCAATTGAAGACAAGGACTTATTACTTTACTTGGGCTTGACCAATGATGCGAATCCTTTATATATCCAACATGATTATGCCCAAAAAACAGAATATGAAAAACCAATCGTACCATCAATTATGCTGATGGGAATTATCACTAGTGCGATTTCAAAACATTTACCAGGACCAGGTTCACATGTTGTGAATTTCTCTGTGAACTTTGTGGAACCCGTTTTTCATTACGAAACATTGACTTTCCAATTAGAAGTAATCAAAGTCGACAAAATGAAAGATGTGATTACCATTTCAGTTGAGGCTGTTAATGAGCAAGAAAATCGCGTGTTAGATGCAGTGGTGATGGTTCAACCACCCCAAGTGACGATTGATGAACTAACAGAGAAAGAAGGGACTTTAACTTATGAATAA
- the murC gene encoding UDP-N-acetylmuramate--L-alanine ligase yields the protein MGNQENKLYHFVGIKGSGMSSLALVLHQKGYNVQGSDVEEYFFTQRDLEKSGVPILPFNADNIDKDMIVIAGNAFPDTHEEIARAIELGAEVIRYHDFIARFIEPYTSIAVTGSHGKTSTTGLLAHVLSGINPTSYLIGDGTGHGEPDADFFAFEACEYRRHFLAYSPDYAIMTNIDFDHPDYYKSIEDVFSAFQTMAHQVKKGIFAYGDDKYLRQLESEVPVYYYGVSEEDDIQARNIQRTTEGSSFDVYHKADFVGHFVLPAFGHHNIMNALGVIAVAYFEKLDMQKVAEEMLSFKGVKRRFSEKKVSDMIIVDDYAHHPAEIKATIDGARQKYPDKEIIAVFQPHTFTRTIALMDEFAEALDLADEVFLCNIFGSARETQGEVRIEDLGEKIQKGGQVITEDNVSPLLDFENAVVVFMGAGDVQKFEQAYETLLSNTTRNVL from the coding sequence ATGGGAAATCAAGAGAACAAATTATACCATTTTGTCGGAATTAAAGGTTCTGGCATGAGCTCATTAGCGTTGGTCTTACACCAAAAAGGCTACAACGTTCAAGGATCAGATGTAGAAGAGTATTTCTTTACACAACGGGATCTTGAAAAATCAGGTGTCCCTATTTTACCGTTTAATGCAGATAATATTGATAAAGACATGATTGTTATTGCTGGAAATGCTTTTCCAGATACCCATGAGGAAATCGCCCGCGCCATCGAATTAGGCGCAGAAGTAATTCGTTACCACGATTTCATTGCTCGTTTTATCGAACCGTACACAAGCATTGCTGTAACAGGGTCACATGGGAAAACAAGTACGACTGGTTTGCTAGCACATGTATTAAGTGGTATCAATCCAACTAGTTATTTAATAGGGGATGGCACTGGCCACGGCGAACCAGATGCTGATTTCTTTGCATTTGAAGCGTGTGAATATCGCCGTCATTTCTTGGCTTATTCACCAGATTATGCGATTATGACGAATATCGATTTTGATCATCCAGATTACTACAAGAGCATTGAGGACGTTTTTTCAGCGTTCCAAACAATGGCTCATCAAGTCAAAAAAGGAATTTTTGCTTATGGTGATGATAAGTATCTTCGCCAGTTAGAATCAGAAGTGCCAGTTTATTATTATGGCGTCAGCGAAGAGGATGATATCCAAGCCCGAAATATTCAACGAACAACGGAAGGCTCATCTTTTGATGTTTATCACAAGGCTGATTTTGTAGGTCATTTTGTCTTACCAGCATTTGGCCATCACAATATCATGAATGCGCTAGGTGTGATTGCTGTGGCTTATTTTGAAAAACTTGATATGCAAAAAGTCGCAGAAGAAATGCTAAGTTTTAAAGGTGTGAAACGTCGTTTTAGCGAGAAAAAAGTCAGTGACATGATTATTGTTGATGATTATGCGCACCATCCAGCTGAAATTAAAGCAACGATTGATGGCGCCCGCCAAAAATATCCTGACAAAGAAATTATTGCTGTCTTCCAGCCACATACATTTACACGAACAATTGCCTTAATGGATGAATTTGCTGAAGCACTGGATTTGGCAGATGAAGTATTCTTATGTAATATTTTTGGCTCTGCGCGTGAAACACAAGGCGAGGTACGCATTGAAGATTTAGGTGAAAAAATTCAAAAAGGTGGACAAGTAATTACCGAAGATAATGTGTCGCCTTTACTAGATTTTGAAAATGCAGTGGTGGTCTTTATGGGTGCTGGCGACGTTCAGAAATTTGAACAAGCCTACGAAACATTACTAAGTAACACAACTAGAAACGTTTTATAA
- a CDS encoding aromatic acid exporter family protein: protein MKIGLRTVKTAISAALAMIIAEKLGLLYAPSAGIISVLSVTSTKKTSVMTGIYRLLSLALATILAYICFTFLGFTAIAFGIFLLLFIPAAVYFQLSDGIVVSSVLVTHYLVEKNLSWAIIGNEFLLMSIGVGLALLANSYMPDTEKRLREDQEVIETMFRKILREMALHLNNAAGERNLVMHCADLKTFIRTGETWAKNHAENQLLSTNTYYLEYFAMRKMQSNILKNMLELLEDITVDAQQVRYIQQLLEYTAETFAENNDGQEIMNRIKTVYETYRTKPLPQTRSEFENRARLFQFLQLFQSFIQVKADFAKLQLDK from the coding sequence ATGAAAATTGGTTTACGAACAGTCAAGACAGCCATTAGCGCTGCATTAGCAATGATTATTGCGGAAAAACTGGGATTACTTTATGCCCCTTCGGCAGGGATTATTTCGGTCTTAAGTGTTACTAGCACGAAAAAAACATCTGTCATGACAGGAATTTATCGTTTGTTATCCTTAGCTTTAGCAACTATTTTAGCGTATATTTGTTTTACTTTTTTGGGTTTTACAGCGATTGCTTTTGGTATTTTTTTGTTATTATTTATTCCAGCAGCTGTGTATTTTCAATTATCTGATGGGATTGTTGTGAGTTCCGTTTTGGTAACTCATTATTTAGTCGAAAAAAATCTTTCTTGGGCGATTATTGGAAATGAGTTTTTATTAATGAGTATTGGTGTGGGACTAGCGTTATTAGCTAATTCCTATATGCCTGATACAGAAAAACGTTTAAGAGAAGACCAAGAAGTCATTGAAACAATGTTTCGTAAAATTTTAAGGGAAATGGCGCTACATTTAAACAACGCTGCAGGAGAGCGAAATTTGGTCATGCATTGTGCAGATTTAAAAACCTTTATTCGCACAGGCGAGACGTGGGCCAAAAATCATGCCGAGAATCAATTGCTGTCTACCAATACGTACTATTTAGAGTACTTTGCGATGAGAAAAATGCAAAGTAATATTCTAAAAAACATGTTGGAATTATTAGAAGATATTACTGTTGATGCGCAACAAGTTCGCTATATTCAACAATTGTTGGAATATACGGCAGAAACATTTGCAGAGAATAATGATGGACAAGAAATTATGAATCGAATTAAGACCGTTTATGAAACCTATCGCACAAAACCATTACCGCAAACAAGAAGTGAATTTGAAAATCGGGCGCGACTCTTTCAGTTTTTACAATTGTTTCAGTCATTCATTCAAGTCAAAGCGGACTTTGCCAAATTACAACTAGATAAATAA
- a CDS encoding FUSC family protein, with protein sequence MIVGRFRLGMRTLKTAIAVMLCILLFQFSHRGSPMIACLAAVFSLRQDLNTSLSFGKSRIIGNTLGGFLALLYVLAQDYFPNQHLVELLLLPLLVIIVIVVSDGINNNAGIISATATLLMISLSIPQSDSFQYAMERVLDTFIGTFIAIGLNVFLQPKPAEEAHEISEDLAELEKKEKELETLRQQVQARIAAEENTDDKANK encoded by the coding sequence ATGATAGTGGGTCGATTTCGTTTAGGCATGCGAACGTTAAAAACAGCAATTGCTGTCATGCTGTGTATTCTTTTATTTCAATTTTCCCATCGTGGCTCACCTATGATTGCCTGTTTAGCAGCTGTTTTTTCGCTAAGACAAGATTTAAATACCAGTTTGTCTTTTGGAAAATCGCGCATTATTGGAAACACATTGGGTGGCTTTTTAGCTTTGCTTTATGTATTAGCACAAGATTATTTTCCTAATCAACACTTAGTAGAATTACTGCTACTACCACTTTTAGTCATTATCGTCATCGTTGTTTCTGATGGGATTAATAACAATGCTGGGATCATTTCTGCAACTGCGACACTTTTAATGATTTCTTTAAGTATTCCGCAAAGCGATTCCTTTCAATATGCAATGGAACGTGTGTTGGATACATTCATTGGGACCTTTATAGCGATTGGTTTAAACGTCTTTTTACAACCTAAGCCAGCAGAAGAAGCCCATGAAATTTCTGAAGATTTAGCTGAATTAGAAAAGAAAGAAAAAGAACTAGAAACTTTACGCCAACAAGTTCAAGCGCGGATTGCTGCAGAAGAAAACACTGATGACAAGGCAAATAAATAA
- a CDS encoding ROK family protein, whose translation MAILAFDLGGSSVKYGVWTGKELTNQGSFPTPGSWEEMKAHLYSVYADKRNESISGVAFSSPGVVDEKSQQILGISAIPYIHHFNIYEELEALFGLPVTIENDANCAGLAEIYEGAAKGKKEVLFVVIGTGIGGAIFRNGELYKGAHLYGGEFGLNFLSNGQTFSEIGTAVKMAQRYCERIGVEKQAVTGEEVFELAQRGDEIAREEVNNFYDYLTQGLFGLQFSYDPEMIVLGGGVSAKEGLLAEINRRMLTHLQTFELKDFVPEIVTCHYQNDANLIGAAANFQAKTNWEL comes from the coding sequence ATGGCAATTTTAGCATTTGATCTTGGCGGTTCTTCCGTGAAATACGGCGTTTGGACAGGCAAAGAATTAACAAATCAAGGGAGCTTTCCAACACCTGGCTCTTGGGAAGAAATGAAAGCGCATTTATATTCGGTTTATGCAGACAAAAGAAATGAGTCGATTAGTGGTGTTGCTTTTAGTTCACCTGGAGTAGTTGACGAAAAAAGTCAACAGATTTTAGGGATTTCCGCCATTCCATATATTCATCATTTTAACATTTATGAAGAATTAGAAGCGTTGTTTGGCTTACCAGTGACTATCGAAAATGATGCGAATTGTGCTGGTTTAGCTGAGATATATGAAGGCGCGGCGAAAGGGAAAAAAGAAGTGCTTTTTGTCGTTATTGGGACAGGAATTGGCGGAGCAATTTTTCGCAATGGTGAATTGTACAAAGGCGCTCATTTATATGGAGGCGAGTTTGGACTGAACTTTTTAAGTAATGGCCAAACATTCAGTGAAATTGGCACAGCTGTCAAAATGGCTCAGCGCTATTGTGAACGAATTGGAGTCGAAAAACAGGCGGTGACAGGAGAAGAAGTTTTTGAACTGGCACAACGAGGGGATGAGATTGCTCGCGAAGAAGTCAATAATTTTTATGATTATTTAACACAAGGATTATTCGGCTTACAGTTTTCTTATGATCCTGAAATGATTGTACTCGGAGGCGGTGTTTCTGCTAAAGAAGGCTTATTAGCAGAGATTAATCGCCGGATGCTAACGCATTTACAGACCTTTGAATTAAAAGATTTTGTTCCAGAAATCGTGACCTGCCATTATCAAAATGATGCCAACTTGATTGGCGCAGCCGCCAACTTTCAAGCAAAAACGAATTGGGAACTATAA
- the yidD gene encoding membrane protein insertion efficiency factor YidD, producing MKNPLIGGVRFYQRFISPGLPARCRYYPTCSQYMIDAIHTHGSVKGTTMGVARILRCHPFVKGGIDYVPLKFRLTKNPDETYHGPYTYRRNKKTEVEKDG from the coding sequence ATGAAAAATCCGTTAATCGGCGGTGTTCGTTTTTATCAACGATTTATTTCTCCAGGATTGCCTGCACGTTGTCGCTATTACCCAACGTGTTCACAATATATGATTGATGCAATTCATACACATGGAAGTGTCAAAGGAACAACGATGGGGGTAGCACGGATTTTACGATGTCATCCTTTTGTTAAAGGCGGCATTGACTATGTTCCGTTGAAATTTCGCTTGACGAAAAATCCTGATGAGACCTATCATGGACCGTATACGTATCGAAGAAATAAGAAAACAGAAGTAGAAAAGGATGGATAA
- a CDS encoding SPJ_0845 family protein produces the protein MGLKFERSNDLDKLFDSFAVDPLKKEVPLEELAKQRQEVKKEEAKKQAKE, from the coding sequence ATGGGATTAAAATTTGAACGTTCCAATGACTTAGATAAACTCTTCGATTCTTTCGCCGTTGATCCATTAAAGAAAGAAGTACCTCTTGAAGAACTGGCAAAACAACGACAAGAAGTAAAAAAAGAAGAAGCAAAAAAACAAGCAAAAGAGTAA